The genome window GCCCTCAGTGACCGCAGGCAGGAGAGCCTGAGCACTCCGGGCTTCTTCGGATGGCATCACCCTGACCTGACCATGGTCCCATTTACAAgacagaggggggaaaaaaaaagagattttgtttcttttacacaaaatatatttctctcGTTTTCGATGCAGTTTAATACCCAACACCCAATTTCTTGAGCTCTGCACACTTTGTATTTGTTCGTGCTAGAATGAGTCTATGCCCATTCCAAGGGAGGGGTGCCATTTCCCTGCCCCTGGTGGTCCGCACTCAAGGGCCCGGAGCAGGGCTGAGCAGGAGGGTGGCGAAGCCAGCAGGCTCCGTGCCGGTTACAGAGTCTACAACACCGCTCCCGCTTAGAAGGGGAGTGACTGCCCCGAGTGGGCTGCATCGCTCAGTGCGTTAGAGCCTCCTCGCCAGACAGCAGggctgcgggttcgatccccggtcagcgCCCACAGAAGGAGTCAACCATGATGCATAAATAACTGAAACAACACATCgatgggtttcttttttctctttctctcgaAAGtcgataaatttaaaaaaaaacaacttttttaaagaggaaggcTGCTCAAAACTTATAGAACAAGGGGGGTGGGGGTTAAAAGGAGCAAAAAAGCAGAGTCCCGGTGGACGCAGCAGCAGGATACGGCCGTGGGGGACGCGCTCCCTGGAAGAGAAAGCGGCGGTCAGCAGGGGCCGGCCCCGCCAGGACGCCCCTCCGGCCTCGGCAACGGCAACGGGCACGGCGCCGcccccagcctctctctcccGGGTCGCGCTTCGGAAAGGAAGCCACTGGGTCCCCAGACACGAAGCTGTCGTTGCCAGAGGCGACCGAGCCTTCTCGCCCCGGCGGGAACCGCCGTGGAGCGCGGGGCCGCTGGCCGCGTGGGTGCACCGCTCCGCGGCAGGTCACCACCCGCACCGGCGGGCCCCGGACACGTGCTCGTGCCCACGGCAGCACCGGCACCCCCGTGTCCACCCCACGGCCCGAACAGGAGGGAAGGGCACCATGTCTGGCCCGTCCACGGATGGACGGAGCCATGGGGACCAGGACGGCCTCGTGCAACCCGGGTGATGCGGACACGGTTCCCCACGGCGCCGCCAGCCTGCTGGCCCGTCCAGCTCCAGCGAGAACCAAATCACACCAAGTCCTCCCTGGATGACCTCTGTCCCTGTCCGGGACCCCCCGGGTCCTCAGATCCCCGAGGTTCCCCGCTTACTGCCCCGCCGCAACGCGTACCTCGCCGGGTAACCGCCATATTGCCTCGGCCCCGCCCACCGGTTCCGCCGCGATCCCGGCAGCCTCTCGGTCCCGCGCGGCTCGCATCCCTTCGGCCATTTTCGCCTCTGCTCTCGAAGGGGCCCGAAGGCGCCGCGATTCGAGAGTTGACTCCGAGTCGCGGCCGAGGCCCGATTAGCGGGTCCGGCAGCACTCGGACATTTTCGGACAGAAGGGGGCGGGGACCCGCGGCTGGGAGACTCGGGCTCGGAAGTGTTCGGCTACTTTCGTCTCCGGTCGGCCGGATTCGGCTCTCGCTCGCGGCGGGGCGGGCGGAGCCTGAGGCGCAAGGCTCGCTAGGCCTGGCCGCGCTACGTTGGCGGCTGCCGAGTGTCGACTCCGTTGTCGGCGACCCTGTGGATCGGGAATGACGGCCGTCGCGGCCTTCTAGGCGCTGAGCTGGACCAGTGCAGAGCCGCTCGGAAACCCTCGTGCGGCCTCGTACCAGTTCGGAGCACCTCGGCTCCGCACTTCGGCCTTTTTCGGCCCTCCTCGGTTCCGGACTCCTGGCTGCCGGCTCGGCTCGACTGGGCCGCTTCGTGGCGGTTCGGCCTCTGCTCGGGCGACCTCGGCTCGGCTCGGCGCGCGGCTTCGGGCAGTCTCGGCTCGGCTGGGCTCGGGCAGCCTGGGCTAGGCGAGGCGAGGCTCGGCCGGGCTCGGCTCGGTTCGGGCGGCCTTCCTCGGGCGGCGCGCTTCGGGCTTCATCCCGGCCTTCGGGCGGCCCCGGCCGGCGCCTTCGGGCGCGCTCGGTGGAGTCCGGATGGAGGACTCGGACTCGGCCGCCAAGCAGCTGGGCCTGGCCgaggcggcggcggtggcggccgCGGCCGCTGtggcggcggcggccgcggccGCGGCGGGAAGCGAGGCCGAGGAGCCGGTGCTCAGCAGAGACGAGGACTCGGAGGAGGACAGGGACTCGGAAGCGGAGCGCGAGACGCGGCGGGTGACGGCCGTGGCGGTGATGGCCGCTGAGCCCAGGCACTTGGACATGGGCACCGAGGCCCTTCCCGGCCCCGACGAGGCTGCTGCGGCCGCCGCTTTTGCAGGCAAGTGCTCGCCTGCACCTGCGCCCCGCGTGCCTGCCCCGCGCTCGACCAGCAGCCTGTGCCCCGCGTACATCCTGCACGACCAGCCCACACCTGCGCTGCATGCACCTGCCCCGCGCACATCCCTGCACGACCAGCAGCCTGTGCCCCGCGTGCTTACCCCGCGCACATCATGCACGACCTGCCCACACCTACGCTGCATGCACCTGCCCCGCGCACATCCCTGCACGACCAGCAGCCTGTGCCCCGCGTGCTTACCCCGCGCACATCCCTGCACAACCAGCCCACACCTACGCTGCATGCACCTGCCCCGCGCACATCCCTGCACGACCAGCCCACATCTGCGCTGCGCGCACCTGTGCTGCACATAACCTGCACGGCCAACTGACACCTGACTCGAGCACCTGCCCCGCAGATCTGTGTAGCCCTCACCTATCCCGCACATTTGCCATGCATCTGCCCTGCCAGACCAGGTCACACCTGCCCCATCCACCTCTCCTGCACACACCTGGAACGGCCAGCCCACACCTGTCTTGCATACCTGTCCCTGCATCCCCCCTACACCTGCCCTGCACACCTGTAGTATGACCAGCCCATACCTCCCTTACACACTCCTCCCTGCACCTGCCCTCCACATGCCTGGAACCACCAACCCACACCTGTTCTGTACACCTGCCATGCACCTGCCCTGCAAGACCAGCCTACATCTGCCTCCCACACATAGGGGGACCCTATGCACCGGTCCCCCATATACATCTACGCTGCCTAAGCCCCAGGACCAGCCCACCCCTTCTCCCAGAGCACCTGCCTCACACCTGGTGCCCTGTTGTACCTGCACACCTGCCTCGTGTGCACAGTCCGTCCCCTCCTGTTCTGTACTCTGCCCTTCAGCACCTGCCGCTCGCCCTGCCTGTCTGGTCCGTCTGTCCTGGGTGCATGTGACACGATGGGGTGGGAGTCAGGCCTGGATTCTGTTTAGAGGAGCCTGAAGGTGGGCATGTCTGGTCACCCTGAATTCTAAGGGCTCGTTCAGGCGTGACCTGAGGGCTCGGAAGCAAGACAGTGGTCACCCAGCCCGGGAAGGCAGTGATGCCAGAGGTCAgctgcctgtctgtctccctctttcccttcttgggGGTCCCCTACCCCGGTGGCATTGCTGTCAAGCTCCCTCTCTTGGGGAAGGCGGGCGCAGGCTGCTGGCCCACATTTCGCTTCTCGCCTCACAGAACATTCTTCTTCTCGAGTTCTGTGGCCCACGGCACCCTTTAGAGGTAGTCCCAGACGGCGTCCCAAGGGAGGTAGAGACTTTTTCCAGGGTGTACCCCTTTCCAACTGGAGGCTCCTCAAGGACTGGAGCTGAGTGCCCGAACCCCTGGAGAGCCTGCCTGGGTTGTGTCACTGGGAGGCACAGTCCCCTAAGGAGCTTTGCAGGGTTCAGCATTGGACAGCAGCCTCCTGCTCcgcgcatgcgtgtgtgtgtgtgtgtgtgtgtgtgtgtgtgtgtgagagagagagagacagagagagagacagagagagagagagagagagagacagtaaatCGGCTGTGTGTTCACTCAGGTGTTCATTTGGCCCCATGGAGGGTGGTTGGGGGCCCAGCGCCTGTGGTCTGCATGTGGTCTGTTCGGGGTCCTCAGAAAAGCAAGGGGAGAGTCTTTGTGGCTCTTAAAGGGCTGGTTCAGTTTTCATCGCTCAACTCGGGATTACTGTGGGAATTTTGGACCATGAAGTTTTTCTTCAGGTTTCTCTCCtttttgcacatatttttctAAGTGCAGAAATGTGACACCTCCCATCCTGACATCAGAAAGATGTACTGACgttacatttttttctggaaagtcCTATGGTTGTGTTTTGCCTGTTACAAGTCACTGAGGTTCATTCAGTAGTTTCCAGGTACCTTCCGAGGCTGCCTCCATGGGCAGGGGGCTGCTTGTGTGGGctttaccacttttttttttaaattaattaattatttatttattttacagagacagggagtgagttagagagagggacagacaaggacagacagacaggaatggagagagatgagacctAGTTGttcacctagttgttcattgattgctttctcatatgtgccttgaccgtgggccttcagcagaccgagcaaccccctgctggagccagcgaccttgggtccaagctggcggtcttttgctcaaaccagatgagcctgtgctcaaactggcgaccttggggtcttgaacctgggtcctctgcatcccagtccgatgctctatccactgcgccactgcctggtcaggctttttttattcattttagagaggaagggggagagagagagagatcccatatgtgccttgaccaggcaagccagggttttgaaccggcaacctcagtgtttccaggttgacgctttatccactgcgctaccacaggtcaggcttgtgtgGTCTTTAGACTTGAGAACATGTTCAGACAGGGGCCCCTCTGCACACAGGCTTTATGGGACAGTGGCACGTGGTCTGGTTGTGGACACGGGTGGAGACAGGTGTTTGATGAGTGTGGGTCATGTGGGGGTCTCTCAGGTGGTATTGTTAGAGCACCTCCCACATGCCAGAGATAACCCTGGGCATGAGACATTCTAGAATGCTATGACCACTGTGTCGGGAGCCGTGTGGGGCTCTGAGGGCACACTGAGTCAGGCTCCTGTGTTGCAGAGGTGACCACTGTGACGTAAGCAGTGTGGGGCTCTGAGGGCACACTGAGTCAGGCTCCAGTGTTGCAGAGGTGACCACTGTGACGGGAGCTCTGAGGGCACACTGAGTCAGGCTCCGGTGTTGCAGAGGTGACCACTGTGACGTAAGCAGTGTGGGGGCTCTGAGGGCACACTGAGTCAGGCTCCTGTGTTGCAGAGGTGACCACTGTGACATGAGCAGTGTGGGGCTCTGAGGGCACACTGAGTCAGGCTCCTGTGTTGCAGAGGTGACCACTGTGACGGTGGCCAATGTGGGCGCCTCCGCAGACAACGTCTTCACCACGTCGGTGGCCAACGCCGCCTCGCTCTCGGGACACGTTCTGGTAAGCTGCTCCGTGAGCATTCCAGGCTGGGTTTCTCTGCTCAGGCCTGGTCTCTGCTCTCAGCTGCGTGGGGGAGTTAGAGCTGAGGTGGAACAGCCCGGTGGAGACTCTTCTGAGCCCTGGAGTCAGAAGGCCCCCCCAGATGGCCACACGGTCCCTGGGCGGGTGCTCCCAGCGTCCACCTGGGTCAGTTTTCCCTGgtttcccagccctgcctgctttcCTGGTGTCCTGGGCATGCCGCTCTGGGTGTGTGCAGGGCCCTGCACCCGTATCCTGTACGGCTCCCCGCCCACCCCGCACACGGGGTCTGTAGCAGGGACCGCCCACCTCTTCACCGTGCTGCCCCAAGTCAGAGCCCCTCTGTGATTGCTGCGTCACCCCATCTTTCTTACCACTTGGGGCCTTCTGTGGTTTGGGGGACAGCCTTTTCTCTAAGTGACAGAGGCCAGGGGGTGGGCATTGTCCAGAAAGGGGACTTTTCCTGGGAGCTCCGCCTGAGCCCTTAGGTACGGCTCCCTTTCCGcctggtcacacagctgggacaCGCGGCACCGACGGCCGTCAGTGATTGGCACTGGCCCAGGTGCGCACAGAGCACCTGCTCGCTCCGCAGAGGAGGGCAGTGAGCCGAGTGTGGCTTCAGGCACCTCGTCGTGTCTGTGGGGCCAGAGCCCACGCAGGCTGAGAGCCGGGTCACTCCCCCTCCCCGGGCAGCAGGCGTCGGCTCTCATCggggggcaggggccctgctgatTATGGCTCCACGTGTGGTGCTTTGGATGAGCTCCGAGGACAGGGAGACCCAAAAACTACGGGTTCTGGTGGAAAGTGACAACAGAGGGGTCCCCATCTGCACATCAGAAAGATGTTTTGTGATTTTAAGACAGGCCCTGTAGGAGCCCTGACTGGGCCCTGGCCCAGGTCCCTGGGTATAGGCCCGGTACACACATGGTcagccttcctccctttccctgaTTTAAGGGGACGTTTGCAAGCGTGAGGCGAGATCCCATGTGGTCTGGGTTGGTTTTACCCTCTCACCCTGAGAGCATCCGACCGTCTCAGACACCGGATTTGGGCAAGTGGCTGGAACGCCTTGAGTCCCCCAGGGCTGTCCGAGTGAGGCCAGTGGGCAGGCAGCAGGGTGGGCCTCACCACCACCAGGGACAGGGAGGGCGAGCTGGGACTGGCCTGCAGGGAGCAGGTGAGTCGCGAGAAGTGGGACACAGCGTGCCTGGGGGGCCTGGTCTCTGGTGGCCGTGGGGGAAGGTCCCTGGATGGGGCCCAGTGTGGGACGGGTCCGGTGCCAGGCCTGGCTGTGACCACCGTCAGCCTCCGGGAAAGCCTCCCTTGAGACCTGCACCAGTGGACGGCAGGGCGTTTCCTATGTCCAGGGCCCTTGTGGACCCTGCTGACCCTGGCACTCTGACAAGGTCTCCAGTGTTGGTTCAGGGCCGCACTGCCCGAGCGCTGTCTGCTTATTGGTGGCTCTGCATTTCAGACCTAGTGACGTCTCTGAAAGGGACCCACGGGGCATGGCAGGCCTCCCATGATGACAGCGAGAAGCCCACTGTGGGAGCGTGTCCACTGTGTCAGGGGACACGCCTGCAGCCGTCCCTGAGACAACTGACGGAACGCTCTCTTCCAGTCTGGCAGGGCCGCCCTGCAGATCGGGGACAGCCTGAACACCGAGAAGGCCACGCTGATAGTTGTGCACACGGACGGGAGCATCGTGGAGACCGCAGGGCTGAAGGGGCCGGCCACTCCTCTCACCCCAGGTACGGCCCGCCCTGCCCCCAAGGCATGTGGGGTGTACCCTGGGGGCCGACGTCCTCATGTTTGTGGCAGATTTGGAATAGCAAGTGTTCAGAGTCAGTAGGAAAAGAGGGAGTTTCTTCTTCAGGCTGAGGAAGAGTCGCCCGGGGTGGAAGGGCAGTGCCACCAGGACACACAGAGCACCGAGAACCCAACGCTGGAGCCAGGCTGGGGCCACGGTCCTTTCCTGGCTTCTCTCACTGTCAAACGCTTTCTTTGCCAAGGTCCCCAGTCCCCTCCAACCCCTCTGGCTCCCGGCCAGGAGAAAGTGGGCGGCAAGTACAACTGGGACCCGTCTGTGTACGACAGCGAGCTGCCCGTGCGCTGCCGGAACATCAGCGGCACCCTGCACAAGAGCAGGCTGGGCTCAGGTGGGTGCGGGCACCCTGCACAAGAGCAGGCTGGGCTCAGGTGGGTGCGGGCACCCTGCACAAGAGCAGGCTGGGCTCAGGTGGGTGCGGGCACCCTGCACAAGAGCGGGCTGGGCTCAGGTGGGTGCGGGCACCCTGCACAAGAGCGGGCTGGGCTCAGGTGGGTGCGGGCACCCTGCACAAGAGCGGGCTGGGCTCAGGTGGGTGCGGGCACCCTGCACAAGAGCGGGCTGGGCTCAGGTGGGTGCGGGCACCCTGCACAAGAGCGGGCTGGGCTCAGGTGGGTGCGGGCACCCTGCACAAGGGCGGGCTGGGCTCAGGTGGGTGCGGGCACCCTGCACAAGGGCGGGCTGGGCTCAGGTGGGTGCGGGCACCCTGCACAAGGGCGGGCTGGGCTCAGGTGGGTGCGGGCACCCTGCACAAGGGCGGGCTGGGCTCAGGTGGGTGCGGGCACCCTGCACAAGAGCGGGCTGGGCTCAGGTGGGTGCGGGCACCCTGCACAAGAGCGGGCTGGGCTCAGGTGGGTGCGGGCCAGGCCGCCCCCGGCTTTCCCTTCAGAGACCAGGCTGCTGTGTGCAGCCCGCCTGACAGGCTGGGGCCATATTCCCCAGCTAGGAACCTGGGGGTGATGTCAGGGCCTCCCCTGGGAGGTCCCCGTGGGGTTGGGGGCAAGCAGAAACGATGGGAGTGGGTGAGGCCCTGCAGGCCTGGGCCGGAGCCGGGCGGAGGGAGGACCTGGCCGTGCTGTCCCCCCAGGAGGCCGGGGCCGCTGCATCAAGCAGGGGGAGAACTGGTACAGCCCCACGGAGTTTGAAGCCATGGCCGGGAGAGCCAGCAGCAAGGACTGGAAGCGGAGCATCCGCTACGCCGGCCGGCCGCTGCAGTGCCTCATCCAGGTGTGCCCGTCCTGACCCGTCCCTCTGCAGGAGCGGCAGGGTGGCCCTGGCCCCCGGGTCCCCAGGCTGGACTCACCTGGGCCTCAGCCCCTGGGCAGGTCCCTGCAGCTCTGTCTCTCAGTCTCCTGTTTCAAGGGGGACGATGGTGCCGTCTGCGGGTGGCACGGTGGGAGGCCGGGTGAGGTGAGGCAGCCGCTCGTCCAGGTGCACGTGGCTTCCCTCTGCCGCGGCTTCCTGTGTGAGGACAGGCTCTGCCTGCCGTGGGCAGCTCTGCTTCTGGCGAGCTGTGGAGGGAAGGGTGCTACGGTCGGCACCTCCTAGGAGGAAAGGAGTCCGTCCTGCCACCAGTCACAGCATCGTGGGGAGGAGTTCAAGAAAGAAGGTTCTGGAAACGTCAGGATTCTGTCTTTCTGAGCAGCTCCAGGGTCGACTCTGATGTGTCGTGGCGCTGTCATTTCAGGACGGGATCCTGAACCCTCACGCCGCATCCTGCACCTGTGCCGCCTGCTGTGATGACATGACCTTGGTGAGTGGCCGCCGGCCAGCTGCCCAGCGGGGCCCTCGGTGCCCCTGTGTCTGCCGCCCCTCTTCCTCCccgtccccccccaccccgtgtctctggcccctcttcctccctgtccccccccaccctgtgtctctggcccctcttcctccctgccccccccaccctatgtctctggcccctcttcctctctgtccccccccaccctgtgtctctggcccctcttcctctctgtccccccccaccccgtgtctctggcccatcttcctctctgtccccccccaccctgtgtctctggcccctcttcctccccgtcccccccccaccccgtgtctctggcccctcttcctctctgtccccccccaccctgtgtctctggcccctcttcctccctgtccccccccaccctgtgtctctggcccctcttcctccctgtccccccccaccatgtgtctctggcccctcttccttcctgtccccccccaccctgtgtctctggcccctcttcctccctgtcccccaccctgtgtctctggcccctcttcctccctgtcccccaccctgtgtctctggcccctcttcctccctgtctccccccaccctgtgtctctggcccctcttcctccctgtcccctccccaccccgtgtctctggcccctcttcctccctgtccccccccaccctgtgtctctggcccctcttcctccctgtccccccccaccatgtgtctctggcccctcttcctccctgtccccccccaccccgtgtctctggcccctcttcctccctgtccccccccaccctgtgtctctggcccctcttcctccctgtcccctccccacccc of Saccopteryx bilineata isolate mSacBil1 chromosome 1, mSacBil1_pri_phased_curated, whole genome shotgun sequence contains these proteins:
- the DEAF1 gene encoding deformed epidermal autoregulatory factor 1 homolog isoform X1, with translation MEDSDSAAKQLGLAEAAAVAAAAAVAAAAAAAAGSEAEEPVLSRDEDSEEDRDSEAERETRRVTAVAVMAAEPRHLDMGTEALPGPDEAAAAAAFAEVTTVTVANVGASADNVFTTSVANAASLSGHVLSGRAALQIGDSLNTEKATLIVVHTDGSIVETAGLKGPATPLTPGPQSPPTPLAPGQEKVGGKYNWDPSVYDSELPVRCRNISGTLHKSRLGSGGRGRCIKQGENWYSPTEFEAMAGRASSKDWKRSIRYAGRPLQCLIQDGILNPHAASCTCAACCDDMTLSGPVRLFVPYKRRKKENELPAAPGKKETAKNITLLPATAATTFTVTPSGQITTSGALTFDRASTVEATAVISESPAQGDVFAGATVQEAGVQPPCRVGHAEPHYPGYQDSCQVAPFPEAALPTAHPKIVLTSLPALAVPTSHPAKAVAPMVVNGLEMSEQRSWLYLEEMVNSLLNTAQQLKTVFEQAKQASSYREAAAAQARAQVDAERKEQSCVNCGREALSECTGCHKVNYCSTFCQRKDWKDHQHICGQAAAVTVQGDEVHVTESVIEKVTV
- the DEAF1 gene encoding deformed epidermal autoregulatory factor 1 homolog isoform X2, encoding MEDSDSAAKQLGLAEAAAVAAAAAVAAAAAAAAGSEAEEPVLSRDEDSEEDRDSEAERETRRVTAVAVMAAEPRHLDMGTEALPGPDEAAAAAAFAEVTTVTVANVGASADNVFTTSVANAASLSGHVLSGRAALQIGDSLNTEKATLIVVHTDGSIVETAGLKGPATPLTPGPQSPPTPLAPGQEKVGGKYNWDPSVYDSELPVRCRNISGTLHKSRLGSGGRGRCIKQGENWYSPTEFEAMAGRASSKDWKRSIRYAGRPLQCLIQDGILNPHAASCTCAACCDDMTLSGPVRLFVPYKRRKKENELPAAPGKKETAKNITLLPATAATTFTVTPSGQITTSGALTFDRASTVEATAVISESPAQGDVFAGATVQEAGVQPPCRVGHAEPHYPGYQDSCQVAPFPEAALPTAHPKIVLTSLPALAVPTSHPAKAVAPMVVNGLEMSEQRSWLYLEEMVNSLLNTAQQLKTVFEQAKQASSYREAAAAQARAQVDAERKESCVNCGREALSECTGCHKVNYCSTFCQRKDWKDHQHICGQAAAVTVQGDEVHVTESVIEKVTV